One part of the Pseudemcibacter aquimaris genome encodes these proteins:
- a CDS encoding zinc-dependent metalloprotease encodes MRKFASILLLFVFSTSAFAQDISDFTRGMEKKEGFFNVYSDHENGKVYLEVDRVREDFIYKVSLPGALGSNDIGLDRGQLGGTKLVYFDRVGKRVFLHQKNTRYTANSDNPRERLAATNAFAPSIVFAFDVVASDGDSSLIEISEMMLDDQHRSAAKIKRNNQGDFSLDKGRSFVDFEFVKTFPMNTELQSVVSFKGENPGGYVRSVAANANIITLKQRISFVELPDDNYKPRRFHPAMSSYKTTVVDYATSITEPIEQNYVDRHRLIKKNPDAEVSEAVEPIVYYIDSGAPELIRNALRDGVQWWNAAFEAAGFKDAFRAEIMPEGMDPDDVRYNVVNWVHRSTRGWSYGGTVFDPRTGEIIKGHVTLGSLRSRQDFMIANAVSGPYKEGGSIDDSLELVLARTRQLGAHEVGHTLGFAHNYIASMFGDDDVMDYPHPQIKLDEDGNVSIKNAYDNKIGEWNKIAVNWAYREFANEEEEAAGLKKIMEDAYAKGHKFIADGPDSRGAASLHADSHLWDFGDDVLQNTRDMYEVRRVALSKFGLDNIADGTPLAQLEETLVPLYYLPRFQINAASKSIGGMIYGYEVKGENIVPRHSIVSRARQDEATDIVLEALSADYLTLPKHILDLIPPKAFGYSLTRESFPRDTGASFDALGMVEAHANHTLGLLFNKERLARINDHNVRDNQYISLDRYIVKIASKTILAPRLDDPLKAAVHRRVGYTFVHYMMMTAGNKDASPAAQAMTASHLNGLKGILEDRIANDEMTREYKAFYQQQARRIGAFLAGDYMPKHSDLAPIPPGEPI; translated from the coding sequence ATGCGTAAATTCGCTTCAATTCTATTATTATTCGTTTTTTCCACTTCTGCTTTTGCGCAGGACATTTCTGATTTCACAAGAGGAATGGAAAAAAAGGAAGGTTTCTTTAACGTTTATTCCGATCATGAGAATGGTAAAGTCTATTTGGAAGTAGATCGTGTTCGCGAAGACTTTATTTATAAAGTCAGTCTTCCGGGTGCACTTGGTTCTAATGATATCGGACTTGACCGTGGTCAGCTTGGCGGTACAAAACTTGTTTATTTTGACCGTGTTGGAAAACGTGTTTTCCTTCATCAGAAAAATACAAGATATACAGCAAATAGTGATAATCCACGTGAACGTCTTGCAGCAACCAATGCATTTGCACCAAGTATCGTTTTTGCATTTGATGTTGTTGCCAGTGACGGTGATAGTTCACTGATTGAAATCAGTGAAATGATGCTTGATGATCAACATAGAAGTGCTGCGAAAATTAAACGCAATAATCAAGGTGATTTCTCGCTTGATAAGGGTAGAAGCTTTGTTGATTTCGAATTTGTAAAAACATTCCCAATGAATACGGAACTTCAATCTGTTGTTTCATTTAAAGGTGAAAATCCTGGTGGATACGTTCGTTCTGTTGCGGCAAATGCAAATATTATCACATTGAAGCAACGTATTTCGTTTGTTGAACTTCCTGATGATAATTATAAGCCGCGCCGTTTCCATCCAGCGATGAGTTCTTATAAAACAACCGTTGTTGATTATGCGACATCAATTACAGAACCGATTGAACAGAATTATGTTGATCGTCACCGTCTGATCAAGAAAAACCCAGACGCAGAGGTTAGCGAAGCGGTTGAGCCAATCGTATATTACATTGATAGCGGTGCACCTGAATTGATCCGCAATGCACTGCGCGATGGCGTACAGTGGTGGAACGCGGCATTTGAGGCTGCTGGCTTTAAAGATGCATTTCGCGCTGAAATCATGCCAGAAGGCATGGATCCGGATGATGTACGTTACAATGTTGTGAACTGGGTTCATCGTTCAACACGTGGCTGGTCATATGGCGGTACCGTGTTTGATCCTCGTACTGGTGAAATTATTAAAGGTCATGTGACACTTGGTTCATTACGTTCTCGTCAAGATTTTATGATCGCCAATGCAGTATCCGGCCCATATAAAGAGGGCGGTAGCATTGATGACAGTCTAGAGCTTGTCCTGGCTCGTACACGCCAACTTGGCGCTCACGAAGTTGGTCATACGCTTGGTTTTGCGCATAATTATATCGCCAGCATGTTTGGTGATGATGATGTGATGGATTATCCACATCCACAAATTAAGCTAGATGAAGATGGCAATGTAAGCATCAAAAACGCTTATGATAATAAAATCGGTGAATGGAATAAAATTGCTGTGAACTGGGCGTACCGTGAATTCGCGAACGAAGAAGAGGAAGCAGCGGGCCTTAAGAAAATCATGGAAGACGCATATGCAAAAGGTCATAAGTTCATTGCTGATGGTCCAGATAGCCGTGGTGCAGCAAGTTTGCATGCGGATAGCCATCTTTGGGATTTTGGCGATGATGTTCTTCAAAATACACGTGATATGTATGAAGTGCGTCGCGTTGCACTTTCCAAATTTGGACTTGATAATATTGCCGATGGAACACCACTAGCGCAGCTTGAGGAAACATTGGTGCCGCTTTATTACTTACCACGTTTCCAAATTAATGCTGCTTCGAAATCAATCGGCGGTATGATTTATGGGTATGAGGTAAAAGGTGAAAATATCGTTCCGCGCCACAGTATCGTTAGCCGCGCCCGTCAAGATGAAGCAACAGATATCGTTCTTGAAGCGTTAAGTGCCGATTACCTAACGTTACCAAAGCATATTCTTGATCTTATTCCACCAAAGGCATTTGGTTATAGTTTGACCAGAGAAAGCTTCCCGCGTGATACTGGTGCAAGTTTTGATGCACTTGGTATGGTTGAAGCACATGCGAACCATACGCTTGGATTGCTGTTCAATAAAGAACGTCTGGCACGCATTAACGACCATAATGTTCGTGATAATCAATATATCAGTCTTGATCGCTATATCGTGAAGATCGCATCGAAAACGATCCTTGCACCGCGTCTTGATGATCCGCTTAAGGCGGCCGTTCATCGCCGTGTTGGTTATACTTTCGTTCATTACATGATGATGACCGCAGGTAATAAGGATGCATCACCAGCGGCGCAGGCGATGACAGCATCACATCTAAATGGTCTTAAAGGTATTTTGGAAGACCGCATTGCCAATGATGAAATGACACGTGAATATAAAGCATTTTATCAGCAACAAGCACGTCGTATTGGTGCATTCTTGGCAGGTGATTATATGCCGAAACATTCGGATCTTGCTCCAATACCACCGGGTGAGCCGATTTAA
- a CDS encoding DUF1579 family protein, whose product MIIKSIIRFVLVLQFLFPVYANAKSVLHEKMGKLSTLVGDWSQEHYTYSEEGTWEKTGTSNLKLSKSLSDLMISGETRDMVPAEGMNLELSFTYDLYRKIYRMSVVDSIYGLMDIYEGEFNQDGHLMLTNINKDTFFPVENGAMHFRFTFKDDDPDKISCFIEQTSDAGEKWSPMLNYIMTRQ is encoded by the coding sequence ATGATTATTAAATCAATAATCAGGTTCGTGCTCGTACTGCAATTTTTGTTTCCAGTATATGCGAATGCGAAATCTGTATTACATGAAAAAATGGGCAAACTTTCAACACTCGTTGGGGACTGGTCGCAAGAACATTATACGTATTCCGAAGAGGGTACATGGGAAAAAACGGGGACATCAAACCTGAAATTATCAAAATCACTTTCGGATTTGATGATTAGCGGCGAAACACGGGATATGGTTCCTGCGGAAGGAATGAACCTGGAATTATCATTCACTTATGATTTATACCGCAAAATATACAGAATGTCCGTTGTTGATAGTATTTATGGGTTAATGGATATTTACGAAGGTGAATTTAATCAAGATGGCCATTTGATGCTGACAAACATCAATAAGGATACATTTTTCCCTGTTGAAAATGGCGCCATGCATTTCAGGTTTACATTCAAAGATGATGATCCGGATAAAATTTCCTGTTTCATTGAACAAACAAGCGATGCAGGTGAGAAATGGTCACCCATGCTTAATTATATCATGACGCGGCAGTAA
- a CDS encoding amidohydrolase, translating to MKNKMLLGVASLALAACGGSEQSSEMAAVECIAADMVMHNTTIYTANDDQWTAQAVATLGDKIIYVGDNAGAEKYMCGEADIMDMSGKYVYAGLTDAHQHVEGLGKRTKNLNLFGIPTLRETVDTIENFAGTIPDGEWVQGRSWIEREWTDEKRFLNKHDVDPFTANKPLFMPRADGVSALVNSKALELAGITKDTPDPLGGKFEREADGTPNGYILATAMDIFRAIIPPETPAYKKDSVKRGMYENAKMGWTQTQDAGMPYDVVELVKEIHAEGGMLTRIYAAANVGEAWTILERGREVTDDNMFDLRGIKVYIDGTLGSRGAAMIENYADGDHNGFMNRTTKEELEPILREALRKGIQVETHVIGDRAVRSLMDWYEEAYRDVPKSERAIEEPRWRLEHAQIIQPIDQLRFKPLGIIPSMQPSHGIGDLNFAPDRLGAERLAYSYPWQSLIDQGNIIAAGSDAPAEIGDPRIEFFAAIERTRLDGSSGDGWHPELAVSRNTALKMFTIWPAVAAFQEHLRGSVEVGKYADFTVTDRDWMTVPAADILTSENLMTIVGGKITYQK from the coding sequence ATGAAAAATAAAATGTTACTAGGGGTGGCAAGTCTTGCACTTGCCGCTTGCGGGGGATCAGAGCAATCATCAGAAATGGCCGCGGTGGAATGTATCGCTGCTGATATGGTGATGCATAATACAACCATTTATACCGCAAATGATGATCAATGGACGGCCCAGGCCGTCGCGACATTAGGTGATAAAATTATTTATGTGGGTGATAACGCTGGCGCAGAAAAATATATGTGCGGCGAAGCCGATATTATGGATATGTCTGGTAAATATGTTTACGCCGGACTTACCGATGCCCACCAACATGTTGAAGGCTTGGGTAAGCGTACCAAAAACCTGAATTTGTTTGGTATCCCCACGTTACGAGAGACCGTAGACACAATTGAAAATTTCGCAGGTACTATTCCGGATGGGGAATGGGTGCAAGGTCGTAGCTGGATTGAACGGGAATGGACAGACGAGAAAAGATTTTTAAATAAACATGATGTTGATCCATTCACAGCCAATAAACCGTTATTTATGCCACGTGCAGATGGCGTGTCGGCACTTGTGAACAGTAAGGCGCTTGAACTTGCTGGAATTACCAAAGACACACCTGATCCACTTGGCGGAAAATTTGAACGCGAAGCGGATGGTACACCAAATGGTTACATCCTTGCGACAGCGATGGATATTTTCCGCGCCATTATTCCACCGGAAACACCAGCTTATAAGAAAGACAGTGTAAAACGGGGAATGTATGAAAATGCCAAAATGGGATGGACGCAAACACAGGATGCGGGCATGCCATATGATGTTGTGGAACTTGTTAAAGAAATTCACGCTGAAGGCGGCATGCTGACCCGTATTTATGCTGCTGCCAATGTTGGTGAAGCATGGACCATTTTGGAACGCGGCCGTGAAGTGACCGATGATAATATGTTCGATCTTCGAGGTATTAAGGTTTATATCGATGGCACATTGGGATCACGAGGTGCGGCGATGATTGAAAACTATGCTGACGGTGATCATAATGGTTTTATGAACCGCACAACCAAAGAAGAGCTTGAACCGATCCTGCGTGAAGCATTACGTAAAGGAATTCAGGTTGAAACTCATGTGATCGGTGACCGCGCGGTAAGATCGCTTATGGATTGGTACGAAGAAGCATACCGCGATGTACCAAAATCCGAACGCGCAATTGAAGAACCGCGTTGGCGACTTGAACATGCGCAGATTATTCAGCCAATTGATCAATTGCGATTTAAACCGTTAGGTATTATTCCGTCAATGCAACCAAGCCACGGTATTGGTGACCTTAACTTTGCACCGGACCGTCTTGGCGCTGAACGTCTTGCATATTCATATCCATGGCAATCACTGATTGATCAGGGCAATATCATTGCTGCTGGATCAGATGCGCCTGCGGAAATTGGTGATCCACGCATTGAATTTTTCGCGGCTATCGAACGTACTAGGCTTGACGGGTCATCTGGGGATGGATGGCATCCAGAACTTGCAGTATCACGCAATACGGCATTAAAGATGTTTACAATTTGGCCTGCTGTTGCAGCGTTTCAAGAACACCTTCGTGGCAGTGTTGAGGTTGGTAAGTATGCTGACTTTACAGTCACGGACCGCGATTGGATGACTGTACCGGCCGCTGATATTTTAACGTCAGAAAACCTTATGACGATTGTTGGTGGAAAAATCACTTATCAAAAATAA
- a CDS encoding MBL fold metallo-hydrolase produces MSVSLSFAQDAQICHIANTGFFVSNGESSVLMDALYADGMDGDPVASGVVNSNMENAKGRFSNVDLIFASHIHEDHMKAKPILRHLRANDNAKAILPAQAAIFMRAAGIGNENERIHYADLKPGEVRALDGYDMPVTLYGLSHGAGNEDITNIGIKIEVNGKTIMHVGDMYGPQAGFGPQNKITVDYLMIPFWYLYRPERVEYIQSIFNVQNIIPMHFALDSSEWMQSMGGLKSVKERTYSSTDNIITLDQEMMCIPIK; encoded by the coding sequence TTGAGCGTTTCACTGTCATTTGCGCAAGATGCACAAATCTGTCATATCGCAAATACAGGTTTTTTTGTAAGTAATGGCGAAAGTAGTGTTCTTATGGATGCTCTTTATGCGGATGGGATGGATGGTGATCCGGTGGCAAGTGGTGTCGTAAACAGCAACATGGAAAATGCGAAGGGGCGTTTTTCAAATGTGGATCTAATTTTCGCGAGTCACATTCACGAAGATCATATGAAAGCAAAGCCAATCCTGCGCCATTTAAGGGCAAATGATAATGCAAAAGCAATTTTACCCGCGCAGGCCGCCATTTTCATGAGAGCGGCCGGCATAGGTAATGAAAATGAACGTATTCATTATGCGGATTTAAAACCAGGTGAGGTGCGTGCGTTAGACGGATATGATATGCCCGTTACGCTTTATGGTTTAAGCCATGGCGCTGGCAATGAAGATATCACCAATATTGGCATTAAAATCGAGGTTAACGGGAAAACAATTATGCATGTGGGGGATATGTATGGCCCCCAAGCGGGGTTTGGTCCGCAAAATAAAATAACAGTTGATTACTTGATGATCCCGTTTTGGTATTTATACCGCCCAGAAAGAGTTGAATATATCCAAAGCATATTTAATGTGCAGAACATTATTCCAATGCATTTTGCGCTCGACAGCAGTGAATGGATGCAATCTATGGGCGGTTTAAAGAGCGTCAAGGAAAGAACATATTCTTCCACGGATAATATCATCACCCTTGATCAAGAAATGATGTGTATCCCAATTAAATAA
- a CDS encoding amidohydrolase, producing the protein MKKTLLSVSALVASFAMGSVANAACKDADMVIYNTKIYTVNKEQPTAEAVVVKDSKIVHVGSNASIQDYMCGSAALYNLEGRYVYPGFTDAHVHVKNIGRREYLLNLQGIDDLQTMIDKTREYAAGVKDGEWLQGGRWIEKKWPEKRFPTRHDIDPFTKNKPVYLKRAAGHSILTNSKGLEIAGITRDTPDPDGGHIVKDENGEPTGMLVDNAMELIERHIPEASYEQEKAYIQAGIDFMTRMGWTQIQEAGGSYADVEIIKDIHSEGKLGTRMYYAMWMGEEGNRLIREGRQISEDNMIDIAGIKYMADGALGSRGAAMLEPYSDDPHNHGLVLMKRETSVPVLIEALKKGIQIETHAIGDAANRDVLNFYEEAFNAVPPEERHFADPRWRIEHAQIIHPDDQQRFIDLGVIMAIEPSTVKGDLYFAIDRIQSNRLNYAYLWKSMMEKGAVVAAGTDAPVEIGDPRIEFYSLIQRTDWNGYHNKDWHVEERITREAALEMLTLTNAYAARQEDIRGSIEVGKLADFTIFDRDIMEGAPIKVMDATNVMTVVGGKITYQK; encoded by the coding sequence ATGAAAAAAACGTTATTGTCTGTATCCGCACTTGTTGCATCTTTTGCAATGGGAAGCGTTGCAAATGCTGCGTGTAAAGACGCGGATATGGTAATTTACAACACCAAAATTTATACGGTGAATAAAGAACAACCAACCGCCGAAGCTGTTGTCGTAAAAGACAGCAAAATTGTTCATGTGGGCTCAAACGCCAGCATTCAGGATTATATGTGTGGTAGTGCGGCGCTTTATAATCTTGAAGGACGTTATGTATATCCGGGTTTTACTGACGCACATGTTCACGTAAAAAATATTGGTCGCCGTGAATACCTTCTAAACTTACAAGGTATTGATGATCTTCAAACCATGATCGATAAAACCCGCGAATATGCCGCAGGTGTAAAAGACGGTGAATGGTTGCAAGGTGGTCGCTGGATCGAGAAAAAATGGCCGGAAAAACGTTTTCCAACCCGTCATGACATTGATCCGTTCACAAAAAATAAGCCGGTTTATTTAAAACGTGCTGCTGGCCATTCGATCCTGACCAATTCAAAAGGTCTGGAAATAGCCGGAATTACCCGTGATACGCCGGATCCTGATGGCGGTCATATCGTAAAGGACGAAAATGGCGAACCAACAGGCATGCTTGTTGATAATGCAATGGAACTGATCGAAAGACATATTCCAGAAGCAAGCTATGAACAGGAAAAAGCATACATCCAAGCGGGTATCGATTTTATGACCCGTATGGGCTGGACGCAAATTCAGGAAGCAGGCGGAAGCTATGCTGATGTTGAAATTATTAAAGACATCCATTCCGAAGGAAAACTTGGTACACGTATGTATTATGCGATGTGGATGGGTGAAGAAGGTAATCGCCTGATCCGTGAGGGTCGTCAGATTTCAGAAGATAACATGATCGACATCGCAGGTATTAAATATATGGCTGATGGCGCGCTCGGATCACGTGGTGCGGCGATGCTTGAACCATATAGTGATGATCCGCATAACCATGGTCTTGTGCTCATGAAACGCGAAACATCTGTACCAGTACTTATTGAGGCGTTGAAAAAGGGTATTCAAATTGAAACACACGCCATTGGTGACGCCGCGAACCGTGACGTACTTAACTTTTATGAAGAAGCCTTTAATGCCGTACCACCAGAAGAGCGTCATTTCGCAGACCCACGCTGGCGTATTGAACATGCACAGATCATTCATCCGGATGATCAGCAGCGTTTCATCGACCTTGGTGTGATTATGGCGATTGAACCATCAACGGTGAAGGGTGATCTTTATTTCGCGATTGACCGTATTCAGTCAAACCGTCTTAATTACGCTTATCTTTGGAAATCAATGATGGAAAAAGGTGCGGTTGTTGCTGCGGGAACAGATGCACCGGTTGAAATTGGTGATCCACGTATTGAATTTTATTCACTTATCCAACGTACGGATTGGAACGGTTACCATAACAAAGATTGGCATGTGGAAGAACGCATTACACGCGAAGCAGCGCTTGAGATGTTAACATTAACCAATGCATATGCCGCCCGTCAGGAAGATATCCGTGGATCAATCGAGGTAGGGAAGTTAGCTGACTTTACCATTTTTGACCGTGATATTATGGAAGGCGCGCCGATTAAAGTGATGGACGCAACCAATGTTATGACAGTTGTTGGCGGTAAAATTACTTATCAAAAATAA
- a CDS encoding glyoxalase superfamily protein has product MNIENLKSQAKRLREYLSDQNIKLSHSAALEAIAKQHGYRDWNTLSASIKSNVKWPAVGDRVMGTYLGHNFRGTILNSSVISNSENRRYTVMMDEAIDVVKSELFSNFRQRISSTINGDLRSVDYKGNPDNILNIQ; this is encoded by the coding sequence ATGAATATTGAAAATTTAAAATCGCAAGCTAAACGCCTGCGTGAATATCTATCCGATCAGAATATTAAATTAAGCCATAGTGCAGCGCTTGAGGCGATAGCCAAACAACATGGCTACCGCGATTGGAATACTTTATCCGCATCAATAAAAAGTAACGTTAAATGGCCTGCGGTCGGTGACCGTGTGATGGGCACTTATCTTGGTCATAATTTTCGCGGCACTATTTTGAATTCATCGGTCATTTCAAACAGTGAAAACCGCCGATATACCGTGATGATGGACGAAGCGATTGATGTGGTAAAATCCGAATTATTCAGCAACTTCCGCCAACGTATTTCATCAACAATTAATGGTGATCTTAGAAGCGTCGATTACAAAGGTAATCCGGATAACATTCTGAATATACAGTGA
- a CDS encoding amidohydrolase → MKNKLLIGVASLALAACGGSEQSSEMAAAECVTADMVMHNTTIYTANDDQWTAQAVATLGDKIIYVGDNAGAEKYMCGEADIMDMSGKYVYAGFTDSHQHVEGVGKRPKTLSLFGISTLKETVDAIEAFAANVPAGDWVQGRGWIEREWTDEERFLTKHDVDPFTADKPLFMPRADGVSALVNSKALELAGITKDTPDPQGGKFERDADGTPNGYILATAMSIFRDIIPPETREYKKDSLTQGMYENAKMGWTNTQDAGMPYVNVELIKEIHAEGGMSTRIYAAANVAEAWTILERGREVTEDNMFDLRGIKVYIDGTLGSRGAALLENYSDADHNGFMNRTTKEELEPILREALRKGIQVETHVIGDRAVRSLLDWYEEAFNDVPNEEWAVPDPRWRLEHAQIIPAEDQERFVNLGIIPSMQPSHGIGDLNFAPDRLGPDRLGHAYPWQQLVDRGLMILGGSDAPVEMGDPRIEFYAAVARKRLDGSSGEGWHPELAVNRETALKMFTIWPAHGAFQEDIRGSVEVGKYADFTVFDKDWLKVPEAEILTSENLMTIVGGKITYEK, encoded by the coding sequence ATGAAAAATAAATTGTTAATCGGGGTGGCAAGTCTTGCACTTGCCGCTTGCGGGGGATCAGAGCAATCATCAGAAATGGCCGCAGCGGAATGCGTTACGGCTGATATGGTGATGCATAATACAACCATTTATACCGCAAATGATGATCAATGGACGGCCCAGGCCGTAGCGACATTAGGTGATAAAATTATTTATGTCGGTGATAACGCTGGCGCAGAAAAATATATGTGCGGCGAAGCCGATATTATGGATATGTCTGGTAAATATGTTTATGCCGGATTTACTGACAGTCACCAACATGTTGAAGGGGTCGGCAAAAGACCAAAGACATTAAGTCTTTTTGGAATTAGTACATTAAAAGAAACTGTTGATGCGATTGAAGCATTTGCCGCCAATGTGCCTGCGGGTGATTGGGTGCAGGGTCGTGGTTGGATCGAACGTGAATGGACGGACGAGGAACGTTTTCTAACCAAACATGATGTTGACCCGTTCACAGCGGATAAACCACTGTTTATGCCGCGTGCGGACGGTGTTTCGGCGCTTGTGAATAGTAAGGCATTGGAACTAGCGGGTATTACAAAAGATACGCCCGACCCACAAGGCGGGAAATTTGAACGCGATGCAGACGGCACGCCAAATGGATATATCCTTGCCACGGCCATGAGCATTTTTCGCGACATTATTCCACCGGAAACTCGTGAATATAAAAAAGACAGCCTGACACAGGGTATGTATGAAAATGCCAAGATGGGATGGACCAATACCCAAGATGCAGGTATGCCATACGTCAATGTGGAACTAATAAAAGAAATCCACGCAGAAGGCGGTATGTCCACACGTATTTATGCAGCGGCAAATGTTGCAGAAGCTTGGACAATTCTTGAACGTGGTCGTGAAGTAACAGAAGACAATATGTTCGATCTACGTGGTATTAAGGTTTATATCGACGGAACACTTGGTTCACGAGGTGCGGCACTTCTTGAAAATTATAGTGACGCAGATCACAATGGTTTCATGAACCGCACGACCAAGGAAGAACTTGAGCCGATCCTGCGTGAAGCACTCCGTAAAGGAATTCAGGTTGAAACCCATGTGATTGGTGACCGTGCAGTAAGATCATTACTTGATTGGTACGAGGAAGCATTTAATGATGTGCCAAATGAAGAGTGGGCGGTTCCAGACCCACGCTGGCGACTTGAACACGCACAAATCATCCCGGCGGAAGATCAGGAAAGATTTGTAAATCTTGGAATTATCCCTTCTATGCAGCCATCACATGGCATTGGTGATTTGAATTTTGCGCCGGACCGACTTGGCCCTGACCGTCTTGGTCATGCGTATCCCTGGCAACAACTTGTTGATCGTGGTCTTATGATCCTTGGTGGTTCTGATGCACCGGTTGAAATGGGTGATCCGCGCATTGAATTTTATGCAGCGGTGGCGCGTAAAAGACTTGATGGATCATCTGGTGAGGGATGGCATCCGGAATTGGCGGTAAACCGCGAAACAGCGCTTAAAATGTTTACAATTTGGCCTGCGCACGGCGCATTCCAAGAAGATATCCGTGGATCGGTAGAAGTAGGTAAATATGCTGATTTTACCGTTTTTGATAAAGATTGGTTAAAGGTGCCGGAAGCCGAAATTCTGACATCTGAAAACCTAATGACCATAGTGGGTGGAAAAATTACCTATGAAAAATAA
- a CDS encoding MBL fold metallo-hydrolase, with protein MRNIFGLLTLFMVSSAYAQDAKLCHVASAGFYATDGEKSVLLDALYRDGLDGFEQASDIVNDQMEKAEGVFSNVKLVFASHFHGDHMTGKAILRHLRANKDAVAVVTEQSRTVIAAAGIQPSDQNQVKSFNIPIGENEKLDGLAFPVTLYGISHGEGRPIENIGMAVIVSGKTIMHVGDIFAKEEDLIRAEVGEANIDYLLMPYWHMLDPETVSDINRVFKPKHIIPMHFPPASGGNDHVERLAEIKNIAYGSASNIVKLEEEMTCIALD; from the coding sequence ATGAGAAATATATTTGGATTATTGACCCTTTTTATGGTCTCAAGCGCCTACGCACAGGATGCCAAGCTGTGTCATGTTGCTTCGGCCGGGTTTTACGCAACAGATGGCGAAAAAAGTGTGTTGTTGGATGCGCTTTACCGTGATGGCTTAGATGGTTTTGAACAAGCCAGCGATATCGTGAATGACCAGATGGAAAAGGCCGAAGGTGTATTTTCAAATGTGAAATTAGTGTTTGCCAGCCATTTTCACGGTGATCATATGACCGGTAAGGCGATCTTAAGGCACCTGAGGGCCAATAAAGATGCTGTTGCCGTTGTAACAGAACAATCAAGAACCGTGATTGCAGCCGCAGGTATTCAACCAAGTGATCAGAATCAGGTAAAGAGCTTTAATATTCCAATTGGTGAGAATGAAAAACTAGATGGGTTGGCTTTTCCGGTAACCCTATATGGCATTAGCCACGGGGAAGGGCGGCCAATTGAAAATATCGGGATGGCCGTTATTGTTTCCGGAAAAACCATAATGCATGTTGGTGATATTTTCGCAAAAGAAGAGGATCTGATACGAGCCGAGGTTGGAGAAGCCAATATTGATTATTTATTGATGCCTTATTGGCATATGCTTGACCCTGAAACGGTTAGTGACATTAATCGTGTCTTTAAACCAAAACACATTATCCCGATGCATTTCCCTCCAGCCTCTGGTGGAAATGATCATGTCGAAAGATTAGCGGAAATAAAAAATATAGCATACGGCAGTGCCAGTAATATCGTAAAACTTGAAGAGGAAATGACTTGTATTGCATTAGATTGA